The following coding sequences lie in one Prochlorococcus marinus XMU1412 genomic window:
- a CDS encoding AAA family ATPase — MNSWCRNLELLIKSRNSLIWIRTKEEERLEKLVNLSCERINIKRFVSWDCVSGIKGLINEEGKFSNNPLGVLNWLKELNSEVSTVLLVKDFHKFYDDPSINRTIKELSSALKKTSHNLIISSHLFPSSEELDELMAIVSLPLPDQRELRNLIKQIAINTNSNLEEQDLNELSIASSGLTEIKVKQVTAKALAQRGKISKEDIKDILEEKKQVIARSEILEFFEAKSSQDDIGGLNVLKVWLNQRYRAFSKEARDYGLPIPKGVLLIGAQGTGKSLTAKSISKSWSMPLLRLDVGRLFSSLVGSSEARTREAILRAEAMSPCILWIDEIDKGFGGDARSDGGTSQRVLASLLTWMAEKESAVFVIATANAIDKLPAELLRKGRFDEIFFLDLPDSEERLSILDLHLKKRRRNYSFPLSTIIDRTDGFSGAELEQAVIEGMHISFSENRELMEKDLIKAVSELVPLSRTAKEQINLLKEWSTTGRARSAS; from the coding sequence ATGAATTCTTGGTGTAGAAATTTAGAATTACTCATAAAATCAAGAAACTCATTAATTTGGATTAGGACTAAAGAAGAGGAAAGATTAGAAAAATTAGTTAATTTATCTTGTGAAAGAATAAATATAAAAAGATTCGTTTCCTGGGATTGTGTTAGCGGTATAAAAGGATTAATAAATGAAGAAGGTAAATTTTCTAACAATCCGTTAGGAGTACTTAATTGGCTTAAAGAACTAAATTCTGAAGTTTCAACAGTTTTATTAGTCAAAGATTTTCATAAATTTTATGATGATCCATCTATCAATAGAACTATTAAAGAACTATCCTCAGCGCTTAAAAAAACTAGTCATAATTTAATTATTAGTTCTCATTTATTTCCATCATCAGAAGAGTTGGATGAATTAATGGCAATTGTAAGTTTACCTTTACCTGACCAAAGAGAATTGAGAAATCTAATAAAACAAATTGCTATCAACACCAATTCAAATCTAGAGGAACAAGACTTAAACGAACTTTCTATAGCTTCAAGTGGACTTACCGAAATAAAAGTAAAGCAAGTCACTGCAAAGGCCCTTGCCCAAAGAGGAAAAATAAGTAAAGAAGATATTAAAGATATTCTTGAAGAGAAAAAACAAGTTATCGCTAGAAGCGAAATTTTAGAATTTTTCGAAGCCAAGTCAAGTCAAGATGATATTGGTGGTTTAAATGTTTTAAAAGTTTGGCTTAATCAAAGATACAGGGCCTTTTCTAAAGAAGCTAGGGACTATGGATTGCCTATTCCCAAGGGAGTCTTACTCATTGGAGCTCAAGGAACAGGGAAATCGTTAACAGCAAAATCAATTTCTAAGAGTTGGTCGATGCCGCTCCTTAGGCTAGATGTTGGAAGACTATTTTCTAGCCTTGTTGGTTCAAGCGAAGCAAGAACAAGAGAAGCAATATTAAGAGCTGAGGCAATGTCTCCTTGTATCCTTTGGATCGATGAAATTGACAAGGGCTTTGGTGGCGATGCCAGAAGTGATGGAGGAACAAGTCAAAGGGTTTTGGCAAGTTTGCTAACTTGGATGGCTGAAAAAGAATCCGCCGTATTTGTCATAGCTACCGCTAATGCTATAGATAAGCTTCCTGCTGAATTATTAAGAAAAGGTAGATTTGATGAGATATTTTTTCTTGATTTACCAGATTCTGAAGAAAGATTAAGTATTCTGGATCTGCACTTAAAAAAAAGAAGACGAAATTACAGTTTTCCTCTTTCCACTATTATAGATAGAACAGATGGATTCTCAGGTGCAGAACTTGAACAAGCAGTGATTGAGGGGATGCATATTTCATTCTCTGAAAATAGAGAACTTATGGAGAAAGATTTAATAAAGGCAGTCTCTGAATTAGTTCCCTTATCTAGAACAGCTAAGGAGCAAATTAATTTACTAAAAGAATGGTCAACTACTGGGCGGGCTAGATCTGCATCATAG
- the serS gene encoding serine--tRNA ligase, whose translation MLDQKLIRENPTSVEESLSLRGKVFNISQIQKLTLQKKEIDIEISSLQSESKKLSKLIGQEISKSKSDKSPEVNNLKKKGNEYRTKISEFEEKKRTLDKNIHNEICNLPNIPSKDAPIGKDESDNVQIKTWGDPFRKENIKSHWEIGESLNIFDSTKSTKISKSRFITLIGNGARLERALINFMLDVHTQNGYLELMPPALVNSESLTGSGQLPKFSNESFKCSNDDLWLSPTAEVPLTAFHRNEIINPKYLPLKYVAYSPCFRREAGSYGRDTKGLIRLHQFNKVELYWFCDPSKSIEAHKKITSDAESILRKLNLPYRLVDICTGDLGFSSSRTFDLEVWLPSSKSYREISSCSNCLDFQSRRSSIRTKIDKKNTYLHTLNGSGLAIGRTMAAILENGQQSDGSVRIPDALVPYFGSNFLKTT comes from the coding sequence GTGTTAGATCAAAAATTAATAAGAGAAAATCCAACTTCAGTTGAAGAAAGTTTATCCCTAAGAGGAAAAGTTTTTAATATTTCCCAAATACAAAAATTAACTCTTCAAAAGAAAGAAATTGATATAGAAATATCCAGTCTTCAATCTGAGAGTAAAAAGTTAAGTAAATTGATTGGTCAAGAAATCAGCAAATCTAAAAGCGACAAGTCTCCAGAAGTAAATAATTTAAAGAAGAAAGGAAATGAATACAGAACCAAAATTTCAGAATTTGAAGAGAAAAAAAGAACCTTAGATAAAAATATACATAATGAAATTTGTAATTTGCCAAATATACCTAGCAAAGATGCACCTATCGGAAAAGATGAAAGTGATAATGTACAAATAAAAACTTGGGGGGACCCTTTTAGAAAAGAAAATATAAAATCACATTGGGAAATAGGAGAAAGTCTTAATATTTTTGATTCTACAAAATCAACAAAAATATCAAAAAGTCGTTTTATTACGCTTATAGGCAATGGGGCCAGATTAGAGAGGGCATTAATAAATTTCATGCTCGATGTGCATACACAAAATGGTTATTTAGAGTTAATGCCTCCAGCTTTAGTAAATTCAGAAAGTCTTACGGGATCTGGACAATTACCTAAATTTTCAAATGAAAGTTTTAAGTGTTCTAATGACGACCTATGGCTTTCTCCAACAGCTGAAGTTCCACTTACTGCTTTTCATAGAAATGAGATTATTAATCCCAAGTACTTACCTCTTAAGTATGTTGCATATAGCCCATGTTTCAGGAGAGAAGCTGGAAGTTATGGAAGGGATACTAAAGGTTTAATAAGACTGCATCAATTTAATAAGGTTGAACTATATTGGTTTTGTGATCCAAGTAAATCAATAGAAGCTCATAAAAAGATCACTTCAGATGCAGAAAGCATTTTAAGAAAGCTCAATCTACCTTACAGATTAGTTGATATTTGCACTGGAGACTTAGGTTTTTCCTCAAGTAGAACTTTTGATCTTGAAGTCTGGCTACCCAGTAGTAAATCTTATAGGGAAATTTCAAGTTGTAGTAATTGCTTAGACTTTCAATCCCGCAGATCATCAATAAGAACTAAAATTGATAAAAAAAATACATATTTACACACCTTAAATGGTAGTGGTCTTGCTATAGGAAGAACGATGGCCGCGATTCTAGAAAACGGCCAACAATCAGATGGGAGCGTTAGAATCCCAGATGCTCTAGTTCCATATTTTGGATCGAATTTTTTAAAAACTACTTAG
- the rseP gene encoding RIP metalloprotease RseP, giving the protein MNVLTSITVLGFLIFFHEMGHFLAAILQGIYVDGFSIGFGPSIIQKKYKDITYSFRAFPLGGFVSFPDEEINNIDPKDPNLLKNRPIFQRVIVISAGVFANLILAYTILIVNVTTIGIPFDPEPGILVLATQPEKAASLAGLESGDKILKIGGLTLGLGDQAVSALVKEIQLSSNKQISITIERGGNLKDLTLVPKNVDGKGTIGAQLQPNIRKETKKTKNIFELFKYTNNEFSSLLVKTIQGYKGLITNFSSTAQQLSGPVKIVEIGAQLSQQGGTGILLFAALISINLAVLNSLPLPLLDGGQLVFTLIEGLRGKPVPVKIQMVVTQSSFFLLVGLSVLLIIRDTSQLLIVQRLLNQ; this is encoded by the coding sequence ATGAATGTTTTAACCTCAATAACAGTTCTGGGATTTCTCATTTTTTTTCATGAGATGGGACATTTTCTTGCAGCAATTTTACAAGGCATCTATGTTGATGGATTCTCAATTGGTTTTGGGCCATCAATAATTCAGAAAAAATACAAAGATATCACATATTCATTTAGAGCCTTCCCTTTAGGAGGATTTGTTTCTTTCCCTGATGAGGAAATAAATAATATTGACCCTAAAGATCCAAATCTTTTAAAAAATAGGCCAATTTTCCAAAGAGTTATTGTTATATCTGCTGGGGTATTTGCTAACTTAATTCTTGCCTACACTATCTTAATAGTAAATGTAACTACTATTGGTATTCCATTTGATCCGGAGCCAGGCATCTTAGTTTTAGCTACTCAGCCTGAGAAAGCTGCTTCTCTTGCTGGATTAGAATCAGGAGATAAAATCCTAAAAATTGGAGGCCTTACTTTAGGGCTAGGTGATCAAGCAGTTTCAGCTTTAGTAAAAGAAATTCAACTTTCATCAAATAAACAAATTTCAATAACAATTGAGAGAGGGGGGAACCTTAAAGATTTAACTTTGGTACCCAAAAATGTTGATGGTAAAGGCACGATAGGAGCTCAATTACAACCTAATATTAGAAAAGAAACTAAAAAGACAAAAAACATATTTGAACTTTTTAAATACACTAATAATGAGTTTTCATCACTTTTAGTAAAAACAATTCAAGGTTATAAAGGATTAATAACAAATTTCTCCTCAACAGCTCAACAATTGAGTGGGCCTGTCAAAATCGTTGAAATAGGAGCTCAACTATCACAACAAGGAGGTACAGGGATATTATTATTTGCTGCATTAATTTCTATTAATCTAGCAGTACTTAATTCATTGCCATTACCTTTATTAGATGGAGGACAGCTTGTATTTACTTTAATTGAAGGCTTAAGGGGAAAACCTGTCCCAGTCAAAATACAAATGGTTGTTACTCAGTCCAGTTTTTTTCTTTTAGTTGGATTAAGTGTTCTGCTTATTATTAGAGATACAAGTCAACTTTTAATCGTACAAAGATTACTAAACCAATGA
- the rpsN gene encoding 30S ribosomal protein S14, with amino-acid sequence MAKKSMIAREVKRKKLVIKYAAKRKSLLDEFNAAKDPMERLEIHRKIQALPRNSAPNRVRNRCWATGKPRGVYRDFGLCRNQLRQRAHNGELPGVVKSSW; translated from the coding sequence ATGGCCAAAAAGTCCATGATTGCAAGAGAGGTCAAACGCAAAAAGCTTGTAATTAAATATGCTGCAAAAAGGAAATCATTATTAGATGAATTCAATGCGGCAAAAGATCCAATGGAAAGGTTAGAGATACATAGAAAGATTCAGGCTCTACCTAGAAACTCTGCTCCCAATAGAGTTAGGAATAGATGTTGGGCGACAGGTAAACCTAGAGGGGTTTACAGAGATTTTGGTCTTTGCAGGAATCAATTGAGACAAAGAGCTCATAACGGTGAACTTCCTGGCGTTGTTAAATCAAGTTGGTAG